The DNA region ATAAAGAGTATGTTCTTCATACTTATGCAAGAAACTATGTAAACTTTAAAAAAGGTATAAATGCTACACTTTTTGATGAAAATGGAAAAGATTATATTGATTTTACATCAGGTATTGGCGTAGTATCTGTAGGTCATGGTAACAAACAAGTTGCAGATGCAATTTATGATCAAATTAGTAATATTACACATATTTCAAATATTTATGCAATAGAACCTCAAGCAAAACTTGCACAAAGAATTGCACAATTAAGTGGTTATGATGTTGCTACTTTTTTTGCAAATAGTGGTGCTGAAGCTAATGAAGGTGCGATTAAAATAGCAAGAAAATATGGTGAAAAAAACTTTTCAAAAAAAAGATTTAAAGTAATCACATTGGAACATTCATTTCATGGAAGAACTATTACAACAGTAAAAGCAACAGGACAAGATAAATTTCATTCTACTAGCTTTGCTCCATATCCTGATGGATTCTCATATAATCATACTATTGATGATATTTATAATTCAATAGATGATGAAACAGTTGCAGTAATGATTGAATTAGTTCAAGGAGAAGGTGGAGTTCAACCATTTCCAAAAAAAGCTATACAAGAATTAGCAAAATTTCTAAAAGAGCATAAAATTCTTCTAATTGTTGATGAAGTTCAAACTGGTGTATTTAGAACTGGTGAATTTTTAGCTTCAAATCTATATGAAATTGAACCTGATATTGTTACACTTGCAAAAGGTCTAGCAGGAGGTGTTCCAATAGGTGCTATACTTACTAAACATAAGGATATATTCTCACCTGGTGATCATGGTTCAACATTTGGAGGAAACTATTTAAGTACAAGAGCAGGATTAGAAGTTGTTGATATTTTAGATAATTATAAAAATAGTGGAAAATTAGATGAAACTATTATATATTTTGAACAAAAATTAAAAGAAATTTATGAAAAATATCAAAACCTTTTTCTTGAGAGTTTAGGATTAGGATTGATGAGAGGATTAAGAGTAAAAGATGAACAAACTCTAGCTTCTATTATTGCAAATGGATTTGATGAGGGGATATTAGTTTTAAAATCAGGTAAAAATACTTTAAGACTTTTACCAGTTCTTACTATATCAAAAGAAGAAATAGATGAAGGCTTTAAGAGGCTATATAATGCACTTGGCAAAATCTCTTAACTTTTTACTAATATCTATACTTTGTCCTTTTGCATTATTAAATGCAAAGGATGAAGATATTCTTTCAAAAGATAGATTAAAGCAATTTAAATTAAGTGAAGAAAAAGTAATTGAAGATAGTGCAAAACTACAAAAAGATTGGATTAATCCAATTACAATTACATATAGTAAAATTGATGGAGAAATAACAGATACTGAAAAAACTGTTATTAGCGTAAATCAACCTATTTTTAAAAGTGGTGGTATTTATTCAGCAATTTTATATGCAAAAGCAAACAAAATATACTCAAATTTGGATATAAATCTACAAAGAAAAGAGATG from Malaciobacter molluscorum LMG 25693 includes:
- a CDS encoding aspartate aminotransferase family protein — encoded protein: MSKELENLDKEYVLHTYARNYVNFKKGINATLFDENGKDYIDFTSGIGVVSVGHGNKQVADAIYDQISNITHISNIYAIEPQAKLAQRIAQLSGYDVATFFANSGAEANEGAIKIARKYGEKNFSKKRFKVITLEHSFHGRTITTVKATGQDKFHSTSFAPYPDGFSYNHTIDDIYNSIDDETVAVMIELVQGEGGVQPFPKKAIQELAKFLKEHKILLIVDEVQTGVFRTGEFLASNLYEIEPDIVTLAKGLAGGVPIGAILTKHKDIFSPGDHGSTFGGNYLSTRAGLEVVDILDNYKNSGKLDETIIYFEQKLKEIYEKYQNLFLESLGLGLMRGLRVKDEQTLASIIANGFDEGILVLKSGKNTLRLLPVLTISKEEIDEGFKRLYNALGKIS